In a single window of the Elaeis guineensis isolate ETL-2024a chromosome 4, EG11, whole genome shotgun sequence genome:
- the LOC105043431 gene encoding LOW QUALITY PROTEIN: probable trehalase (The sequence of the model RefSeq protein was modified relative to this genomic sequence to represent the inferred CDS: inserted 2 bases in 2 codons): MGNTGRNPNSRSKPTNTTGKHGAPPTTPKRASNAKVSTFLLLSLPLLXFSSFAMQASTAPCGDASAPVKPTTPLISFLERLQSAALATLGPDGFDPKLYVDLPLKTDLTATEKAFANLPRPGGVIPVSDLDRFLGGYFGEAGSDLVHAEPEDFVAEPEGFLPKVENPKVRAWALEVHSLWKKLTRRVSDEVKRRPERHTLLPLPXAVVVPGSRFREVYYWDSYWTIRGLLASKMYDTAKSIVNNLISLIDIYGFVLNGARTYYTNRSEPPLLSSMVFEIYKRTGDLAFVKKSLPSLLKEHSFWNSDIHKVIIQDLQGCKHSVSRYYAMWNKPRPETATIDEESASRLISASQKEIFYREVASTAESGWDFSSRWMSNSSDLTTLATTSIIPVDLNAFIHKMELDIAFLAKLTGDNSTSEKFLAASKARQAAIKSIFWNSEMEQWLDYWLISKSNCEEIYQWESHFQNRHIFASNFIPLWIETYNTDLCKDGTMVEKVLKSFQSSGLLHAAGIATSLSNTGQQWDFPNGWAPLQHMIVEGLANSGSKEAKSVAEDIAIRWIRTNYVAYVKTGSMHEKYDVEACGKIGGGGEYKPQTGFGWSNGVVLAFLEEFGWPYDRELDCRSEKRNSVAA; the protein is encoded by the exons ATGGGAAACACAGGCCGGAATCCGAATTCACGATCCAAACCCACAAATACCACCGGAAAGCATGGCGCGCCTCCCACAACGCCAAAGCGCGCCTCCAATGCTAAAGTCTCGACTTTCTTGCTCCTGTCgctccccctcc tcttctcctcgtTCGCGATGCAGGCCTCCACCGCCCCTTGCGGCGACGCCTCCGCCCCTGTGAAGCCCACCACCCCGCTCATCTCCTTCCTCGAGCGCCTCCAGTCCGCCGCTCTCGCgaccctcggccccgacggcttcGACCCCAAGCTCTACGTCGACCTCCCCCTCAAGACCGACCTCACCGCCACCGAGAAGGCCTTCGCGAACCTCCCGCGGCCGGGCGGCGTGATCCCGGTCTCGGATTTGGATAGGTTTCTAGGCGGCTATTTTGGAGAGGCCGGGTCGGATTTGGTGCATGCAGAACCGGAGGACTTCGTGGCGGAGCCGGAGGGGTTCTTGCCCAAGGTGGAGAACCCGAAGGTGCGGGCTTGGGCGCTGGAGGTGCACTCGCTGTGGAAGAAATTGACCAGGAGGGTGTCGGATGAGGTGAAGAGGCGGCCGGAGCGGCACACGTTGCTGCCGCTGC GGGCGGTGGTGGTGCCGGGCTCCCGATTTAGAGAGGTTTATTACTGGGATTCCTACTGGACTATAAG GGGCTTACTAGCAAGCAAAATGTATGATACTGCAAAGTCAATAGTGAATAATCTAATTTCGCTGATTGATATTTATGGCTTTGTGCTGAATGGTGCAAGGACATACTATACTAATCGAAG TGAACCTCCACTTCTTAGTTCAATGGTATTTGAAATATACAAGAGAACTGGTGATTTGGCATTTGTGAAGAAATCACTCCCTTCCTTGCTGAAAGAGCATAGCTTCTGGAATTCAG ATATACACAAAGTAATCATTCAAGATCTTCAAGGATGCAAACACTCTGTTAGTCGCTATTATGCAATGTGGAACAAACCCAGGCCAGAAACTGCAACAATT GATGAGGAATCAGCTTCTAGGCTTATAAGTGCTTCTCAGAAAGAAATTTTTTACCGCGAAGTTGCTTCAACAGCTGAATCTGGATGGGACTTCAGTTCTCGCTGGATGAG TAATTCATCTGACCTCACAACATTAGCAACAACATCAATCATACCTGTGGACCTGAATGCATTCATACACAAG ATGGAACTTGACATTGCCTTCCTTGCAAAACTCACTGGGGATAATTCaacctcagagaaattcttggCGGCTTCAAAAGCACGACAGGCAGCAATAAAGTCCATTTTCTGGAACTCAGAAATGGAACAATGGCTTGACTACTGGCTTATCAGTAAGAGCAACTGTGAG GAAATTTACCAGTGGGAATCTCACTTTCAGAACCGCCATATTTTTGCATCCAACTTCATTCCTTTGTGGATTGAGACATACAACACAG ATTTATGTAAAGATGGGACAATggtagagaaagtgctgaaaagCTTCCAAAGCTCTGGTCTACTTCATGCTGCTGGCATTGCAACTTCATTGTCAAATACTGGGCAACAATG GGATTTTCCAAATGGTTGGGCGCCCTTACAGCATATGATTGTTGAAGGATTGGCAAATTCTGGTTCAAAAGAAGCAAAGTCTGTGGCTGAGGATATTGCTATAAGGTGGATCAGAACAAATTATGTTGCTTATGTGAAAACTGGTTCaatgcatgaaaaatatgatgTAGAAGCCTGTGGAAAGATTGGAGGAGGTGGCGAGTACAAACCTCAG ACTGGTTTTGGTTGGTCCAATGGTGTGGTGCTGGCTTTTTTGGAAGAGTTTGGGTGGCCTTATGACAGGGAATTAGATTGCCGGTCAGAGAAAAGAAACTCTGTAGCAGCTTAG